GCGTGCGGCCCGGCCCTTCGAGTTGCTGGAGACGCTGCGGCTGCACGAGGGCCAGTGGCTGCGGGTCGGGCGCCACCTGCAGCGCCTCGAACGCGCCGCCGGCCATTTCGGGCACGCCTTCGAACGCGAGTCCGTCGAGCGGGCCCTGCGCGCCCTGGCTGCCACCCATGTGCGGGGCGACTGGCGCGTGCGGCTGCTGCTGCCGCCCGACGGCCGGGTGCGGCTGGAGGCCTTCGCGCTGGCGCCGACGCCGGCCGGCCAGAAGGTGCGTCTGGCCACCCGCGCCATCGATGCCGGCAGCGAATTCGTGCGCTTCAAGACCACTCGTCGCGATGCCTACGATGCTTTCGCGCCGGCCGAACCCGGCGTGTTCGACACCCTGCTGTGGAATGAGCAAGGCCAGCTCACCGAGTTCACCCGCGGCAACCTGGCGGTGCGCCTGGAGGGCCGCTGGCTGACGCCGGCGCTCGGCTGCGGGCTGCTCGACGGCGTGCTGCGCGCCGAGCTGCTCGAGCAGGGGCAGCTGGCCGAGGCCATCCTCGACATCGGCTGCCTCGAGCGTGCCGACGGCCTCGCCTTCTTCAACAGCCTCCGGGGGTGGGTGGAGGTGACACTGGAGCGCCCATGATGAAAAAACCCGCCAGGGCCGACAGCCGGGCGGGTTTTGGAAGTCGCGGCCCGGGAGCGGGCGGGAGCGTCACTTGACGGACAACACCCACTGCACCAGTTGCTTGGCTTCGGCTTCGCTGACTTGCGCGTTGGCCGGCATCGGCACCGGGCCCCACACGCCGGCGCCACCCTTGATGACCTTCTGAGCCAGCTTGTCGGCCGCGTCCTTCTGGCCGGCGTACTTGGCCGCCACGTCCTTGAAGGACGGGCCCACCAGCTTCTTGTCGGTGGCGTGGCAGGCCATGCAGTTCTTCTGCTGGGCCAATTGCTGGCTGGCGAACGCGGGAGAGGCGGCGCAGGTCGCGCTCAGTGCGGCAACGAGAGCGAGGGCGTGTTTCATTGCTTCCTTTCGGTTCACGTGGGGTTTGGGATACATTTTGTTCAACGTATTCTATTCGGCGGGCTGAAACCTTTCCTTGAGGGAAAACAGTTCGCACCGTGGAGAAAAAGTCATGTGGTTTGTCGGCTTGGGCCTGCTCTTCATCCTGATGAAGTGGGCCGAGTTCGGGCCGGTCGCGGCCTGGGAGTGGTGGTGGGTGCTGTCGCCCTTCCTGGCTGCCATCTTCTGGTGGATGTGGGCGGACGGCACCGGCTACACCAAGCGACGTGAGGTCGAGAAGATGGAGGCCCGCAAGGAGGAGCGCCGCAAGAAGAACCTGGCTGCGCTCGGCATGGAGCCGCGCAAGCGTCGCTGACATGCGGCGTGCGCCGGAGTGTGGCCGGCCGGTGCCGTGCTGTGGCGCGGGGCCGCCCGATCCAGGCGCTGGTTCCGGGCCGCGGGAGCGTGCGCAGCGGTGAGCATGGCGGCTGCTTTGCCGCCGGTCCTGCCTCTCATTGTCCCAGGCATGTCGGGTTTTCGTGTTCTCGTGATCGGCGGCTACGGCTTTTTCGGGCGCCGGCTGGTGGAGCGGCTGGGCCGTGATCCACGCTACGAAGTGGTGCTGGGTGGCCGTTCGCTGGAGCAGGCACGGTCCGCCGTCGCGGCCTTGCAGCCGGCCGCACGCGCCCGGCTGGAGGCCACCAGGCTGGACGCCACGGCACCCGCATCGCTCGCGCAGGCGCTGCAGCAGTGGCAGCCGCAGCTGGTGGTGCACACCTCGGGGCCCTTCCAGGGCCAGGACTATCGGGTGGCGCAGGCCTGCATTGACGCTCGCACGCACTATGTCGACCTTGCCGACGGCCGCGAGTTCGTCTGCGGCATTGGCGGGCTGGATGCCGCCGCATGTCGCCGTGGTGTGCTGGTGGCCAGCGGCGCCAGTTCGGTGCCGGCCCTCTCTGCCGCAGCGGCCGACCACCTGGCCGCCGGCTGGCAGCGGGTCGACCGCATCGACATCGGCATCAGTCCCGGCAACCGGACCGACCGCGGCCTGGCCACCGTGACCGCCATCCTGAGCTATTGCGGGCAGCCACTGCCCGGCCGCAGCGGGGCTGTCGGCTGGTCCGGCAGCTGGCGGCACCGCTATGCAGCGCCGGTCGGCGAGCGGCTGCTGTCGCCTTGCGATGTGCCCGACCTCGCGCTGCTGCCGGCACGCTATCCCGGGCAGCCGGCGGTGCGTTTCGGCGCCGGGCTGGAGCTGCGCTGGATGCACCGCGGCATGAACCTCATGGCGGCCCTCGCCCGGCGTGGCTGGGTGCGCGACTGGTCGGCGCATGCCCGGCTGCTGAAGGCGGTGGCCGACCGCGTGCGCCGCTTCGGTTCGGATGCGGGAGCCATGCATGTGGAGGTGCAGGGCCTGGACGCCGCAGGGCGCCCGGCTCGCCGGCAATGGGAATTGCTGGCCACCGCGGGCGACGGACCCTCGGTGCCGACACTCGCGGCGGCGGCGCTGGCCCGCCGGCTGGCCGGCGGTGACCTGGTCCACCGAGGTGCGCTGCCCTGTCTGGGCCTGCTCACGCTGGACGATGTCGCCGCGCAGGCGCAGGGACTGCAGATTGTGATGAAGGAGATCGAGCCATGAGGCCCGCAAGGCAGCACGGTGCTTCGGAAACGCCGGCAGGCGCCACGCGGCAAGCAGTGGCGGCGCCAGTGCCGTCCATGTACGAGTCGGTGATGGGGGAGGCGTATGGTCGGCTGGCGCCTGCCGTGCAAGACTTTCATCGGCTGGCCGGCCGCCTGGCGCTGCGCGGCGAGGTCGTCGTGCAGGCACCGGCCGGCTGGCTTGCCCGCCTGCTGGCCTGGGCGCTGCGGGCGCCGTTGCGGGCCAGTGCCGGGCCGATCCGCTTCGCGCTGGACGCGCGGCCGGCGCTGGAGGTGTGGACCCGCCACTTTCCACTCAGCACCATGTCCTCCTGCCTGCAGTTGCGCGGCCGCCGGCTGGTGGAGCGCCTCGGCGCCGCCGAGCTGGTGTTCGAGCTGCGCGAGCGCGAGGGCCGTCTTGAAATGGTCTTGCAAGGCCTGCGCTTCCTCGGCATTCCCTGCCCACGCTGGCTGATGCCCGAGGTGCGCGCGGTGGAGAGCGGCGCGGGGCGGCGGCTGCACTTCGATGTCGGCGCCTGGGTGCCAGGATGCGGGCAGGTCGCGCGCTACCAGGGCCACCTCGACCTGGACAGCTGCGAATGGGAGCGGCAGGGATGATCGTGGTGTTCGACGCGCAGTGCCTGTTGTGCAGCCGCTGGGTGCAGTTCCTTCTGCAACACGACCGGCAGGGCCGGATCCGCTTCGCGTCGATGCAGGGAGCCACCGGCCGCGCGCTGCTGCAGGCCGCCGGCCTGCCACTGCAGGGCCTGGAAACGCTGCTGGTGCTGGACGGCGGCCGTTCCTGGCAGCACACCGCCGCCATCCTGCGAGTGCTGCACACACTTGGTGGTGCGTGGCGCCTGGCCTGGCTGGCCTGGCTGGTGCCGGCCCCGTTGCGCGACCGGCTCTACCGCTGGGTGGCTCGCCATCGCTATCGCCTGTTCGGCCGCAGCGAGGCCTGCCTGATGCCGACGCCGGAGCAGGCGGCCCGCTTCCTCGACTGAGGGGCAGCGCCCGGAGCGCGGCCGGCGCCCCGGGGCCGCCGGGTTCACTCGAACTTGTCGAGCACCGCGCCCGAGCTGGCGCTCGACGCATTGCGCGCGAACTTCGCCAGCACGCCGCGGGTGTAGCGCGGCAGCGGCGCCTTCCAGGCGGCGCGGCGACGTGCCAGTTCCTCGTCGGACACGTTGAGCTGCAGCAGCAGCTGGTGCGCGTCGATGGTGATGGAGTCCCCCTCCTGCACCAGGGCGATGGTGCCGCCCGCCGCCGCTTCCGGCGCCACATGCCCCACCACCATGCCCCAGGTGCCGCCGGAGAAGCGACCATCGGTGATCAGGCCGACCGACTCGCCCAGCCCCTGGCCGATCAGCGCGCCGGTGGGCGCCAGCATCTCCGGCATGCCGGGGCCACCCTTGGGGCCCAGGTAGCGCAGCACCATCACGTCGCCGGCCTGGATCTGCTTGGCCATGATGGCGGCCAGGGCCGACTGCTCATCGTCGAAGACCCGTGCCGGGCCGGTGATCACCGGGTTCTTCAAGCCGGTGATCTTGGCCACCGCGCCCTCGGTGGCGAGGTTGCCGCGCAGGATGGCCAGGTGGCCTTCGGGATAGAGCGCCTGCGAGATGGGCCGAATGACATCCTGGTCCGCGCGCGGCTCGTCCGGCACGTCGGCCAGGTTCTCCGCCACCGTCTTGCCGGTGATGGTGATGCAGTCGCCATGCAGGAGCCCGGCCTTCAGCAGCACCTTCATCACCTGGGGAATGCCACCGGCCCGGTGCAGGTCGACCGCCAGGTACTTGCCGGACGGCTTCAGGTCGCACAGCACCGGCACCTTCTTGCGCATGCGCTCGAAGTCGTCGATGGTCCACTCCACCTCCGCGGCATGTGCGATGGCCAGGAAGTGCAGCACTGCGTTGGTGGAGCCGCCCGTGGCCAGGATCACCGCCACCGCGTTCTCGATGGCCTTGCGGGTGACGATGTCGCGCGGCTTGAGGTCCTGCCGCACGGCCTCCACCAGCACGCGGGCCGATTCCTTCGCCGAGTTGGCCTTTTCCTCGTGCGGGTTGGCCATGGTGGAGGAGTAGGGCAGGCTCATGCCCAGCGCCTCGAAGGCCGAGCTCATCGTGTTGGCGGTGTACATGCCGCCGCAGGAGCCGCTGCCGGGGATGGCGCGGCGCTCGATCTCGCAGAAGTCTTCCTCGCTCATCTTGCCGGCCGAGAACTGGCCGACCGCCTCGAAGACGCTGACGATGTTCAGGTCCTGGCCCTTGTAGTGGCCCGGCAGGATGGTGCCACCGTAGACGTAGATGGCCGGCACGTTGGCGCGCAGGATGCCCATCAGCCCGCCCGGCATGTTCTTGTCGCAGCCGCCGACCACCAGCACGCCGTCCATCCACTGGCCCTGCACGCAGGTCTCGATGCAGTCGGAGATCACCTCGCGCGAGACCAGCGAGTACTTCATGCCTTCCGTGCCCATCGCCATGCCGTCGCTGATGGTCGGCGTGCCGAAGATCTGCGCGTTGCCGCCGGCCTCCTCGATGCCGGCCACCGCCGCGTCGGCCAGCCGCTGCAGGCCCGAGTTGCAGGGCGTGATGGTCGAGTGGCCGTTGGCCACGCCGATCATCGGCTTGCGAAAGTCCTCGGCCTGGTAGCCGAGCGCGTAGTACATCGAGCGGTTGGGCGCGCGCGCCACGCCCTCGGTGATGTTCTTGGAGCGGCGGTTGATGCTCATGGCGTCCTCTTCGGGGATTCGTGGGGGTCTGGAGCCCCACAGTATGCGGCGACGGTTCTCTCTGCTCCAATATATCTTTCAGCTGTGATTGATTCATCGGATATATGAAAGGGCGCCCGTGGAACTGAGGCAGCTCAGGCAATTCGTTGCGGTGGCCGAGGAACTGCACTTCGGCCGCGCCGCTGCCCGCCTTCACATGACGCAGCCGCCCCTGACCATGGCCATCCGCCAGCTCGAGGCCTTGCTGGGCGTGGAGCTGTTCCGGCGCACCCGCCGCTCGGTCGCACTGAGTGCGGCCGGGGCGGTGCTGCTGCCCGAGGCGCGGCGACTGCTGGCTGACGCCGATCGGCTGGGGCCGCTGGCGCGTGCCGCCGCGCAGGGCGGGCTGGGCCGGCTGCGGCTGGCCTTTGTGTCCACCATCGGCTACGGCCCGCTGCCGCACTGGCTCAAAAGCTTCCGGGAGGCCTGGCCCGGCGTCGAGCTCGCCCTTCAGGAGGCGACGCTGGATGTGCAGCTGGCCGCCTTCGCGGCCGGCGAGATCGACGCCGGCTTCGTGCTGCATGCGCCGGGGGCCAGCGGCGTGGCCGGCTTCGAGTCGCAGGTGGTGTTGCGCGAGCCGCTCGTGCTGGCCCTGCCAAGCGACCATGTGCTGGCCGAAGGCGAGGCACCGGCGCTGTCTGCGGTGCTGGCGGAACCGCTGGTGATCTTCCCGCGCGGCATCGCGCCCTCCCTTTATGATGCGGTGCTTTCGCTGTACAGCGCCCATCAATGGGCGCCGCACATCGGCCAGGAAGCGAACCAGATGCAAACCATCGTCAACCTCGTGTCGGCCGGCATGGGGGTGGCGTGGGTGCCGGCCTCGGTGACCCGGTTGCAGCGCCCCGGAGTGGTCTATCGTCCGCTGCCGACGAGCGGCCTGGCCTGTGAAACCAGCCTGCTCTGGGCGCCGCAGCACCATCCGGTGGTGGATCGCTTCGTCGACCATGTGCAGGCGCAGATCGTCGCGCCATGAGCCCAACCACAAGGACCCGCTGATGCTGGTGCATCCCCAGTTCGACCCCATCGCCGTCAAGCTCGGCCCGCTCGCCATCCACTGGTACGGCCTGACCTACCTCGTTGCCTTCGGGCTCTTCCTGTGGCTCGGTTCGCTGCGTGTCAAGCAGCCGCAATGGGCGCAGGCCGGCTGGAGCCGCCGCGACATCGAAGACCTGCTGTTCTACGGTGTGCTCGGCGTCGTGCTGGGCGGGCGGCTGGGTTACGTGCTCTTCTACAAGCCGGTGTTCTACCTGACGCAGCCACTGGAAATCTTCAAGGTGTGGGAGGGCGGCATGGCCTTCCACGGCGGCCTGCTGGGCGTGCTGGTGGCGATGGCGGTGTTCGCCCGCACGCGCCAGCGCCGCTTCTTCGAAGTGACCGACCTGATCGCGCCTTGCGTGCCGACCGGCCTCGCCTCGGGTCGCATCGGCAACTTCATCAACGGGGAGCTGTGGGGCCGGCCGGCCGACCCGGACCTGCCGTGGGCCATGGTCTTCCCCCAGTCGGGCACCAACGATCCCCGCCATCCCTCGCCGCTGTACCAATTCGGCATGGAAGGCCTGTTGCTTTTTGTCCTGTTGTGGCTCTATGCCCGCAAGCCGCGCGCTACTGGCCAGGTCTCCGGCGCCTTCCTGTTTGGCTACGGCACCTTCCGCTTCATCGCCGAGTACTTCCGCGAGCCCGACCGTTTCCTCAACCTGCTTGCACTGGGATTGAGCATGGGCCAATGGCTGAGCGTGCCGATGATGCTTGCTGGTGCACTGATCTGGTGGTGGGCCGGCCGCCGGGCGCGCTGACGCCCCAAAAAAAACGGTCTTTGCCACGCGAAGGTGCGAAGACCGAGAAGGGCCGGAGCCCTGAGGAGATAAGGAGCAATCGCCCAACGCAGAGGGCCAGCATTCAAAGCAAGACCCGGGCCATCTGATTCGGGCGATGTTGCTCCGTGCCGGGAGCCAGCGTTCCCGTCGGTCCGGTACCGCTAGCGCGGATGCGAGAGCAAGATCAGCTCGGCATCCTGTCGATTGCCGGTGTACAGCTGCGCAACAGGAACGGTCCGGCGAGAGGTGCCAGCATTCTCCTCAGGAGTGTCGGCGCGCGCCGCCCGCAGTCGCTGCAAGCGGCTCGCGCGCATCACTTGTCGGTCTTGTGAATCGTGCCGAGCGTCAGGGTCTTGACATGGTACTTACCTTGGTAGTCCGGCAGTGCGAAGAGGTTGTTGCGCGCCATCACGATACCCATCGCGGGTTCCTGTTGCAGGAAGATGATGTCACCCGCGTTTGCGGTGACTTCCGCCTCGGCCCAGTTCTCCGCCTTCGAGTAGATGCGGTGCGTGCCCGGCTTCAGATTGAAGTAGATGAACTGGGAGCCACGGGTGTATCCCATCTCCGAGTCGGTCTCCTGATCGTCCACGAAGACGTTGAAGCGGATCAGCGTGCCGAGGCCCGAAGGGCGCACGACGTAGACGATCGCCTGGCCTTCCTGCGGCAGCTTGGGCAGCTGGTACGAAGCGACTTCCGCCTTCATCACCTCGGGTGCCGGCAGAGTGGCACACCCGGACAGAACAGCGATGGTGACTGCGGCAAGCGCCGCTTTGATGGCTCCAACTCTCATTTCGATACTCCGACTCTCGTTGACGGCCCGGCGGGCTGTCGCTACAAGGAGGTGGAGTTTTTCATTGGTAAGTATTTGTATCAATCCCTCGCCTTGGTGTGAAAGGGAGGCGACAAGACGCGGTGATGGAGGCTGCAACGCGACATGCCTCACGGGCGTTCGCGTGGATCTGTGCTAAGCGATCCAGTGTCGCTTCATGCCGGCTGGGCTGAGAGTGCCATCCGCACCGAGACCGGTATGGCGTGGTAGCCAGCGGCCCACGCCGGCGAAGGGCGAGATCGATGCTGCGACGCTGGCTCAGCTGCGGCGCGGCATTTGGCACTTGAACGTTCGCTTGAGCCAGTCCAGCGAACGGCTGGCCAGGGTGAGAAGCAGGGGGGCCATCACGCGTTCCCGCTCCATCAGCACGCCGCGGTTGCCCAACTGCAACAGGAAGGCCTTCACCGAGTCCTTGCCCAGCCCGCTGGCGCGCACCAGCTGCGCCAGCGGCACGAAGCCGTGCGACATCTGGTGCAGCATGCGCTGGTAAGCCGTGCGCTGGTAAGCGCTCGGCAACTCGGGCCAGCCGGACAGTTTGTATTCCTTCATGGTCCCTGGGCTCTCTGGTCGGGAAGGCACTGTGCACAGTGCGACGGGGGGCGAGACTAACTTGCCGGTCCGGCACCCTAAGTGACATTCCTCACATCAGACGCGGATCGCGCGTGTCCAGGCGTGACAAAAGGCTGCGAAAGGATGGTCGAGGAGCGCCGGCGAATGACTTTGTCGCTGCCGCTACACTTTGTCCCATGTTGGTGATCGGGATTGAATCGTCTTGCGACGAAACCGGCGTAGCGCTGGTACAGAACGTCGGCTCTGCCGTGCCTCGCCTGCTGTCGCATGCCCTGCACAGCCAGATCGAGATGCACCAGGCCTATGGAGGGGTGGTGCCCGAGCTCGCCTCACGCGACCACATCCGGCGGGTGCTGCCGCTGGCGCGGCAGGTCTTGCAGGACAGCGGGCGCAGCCTGGCGGAGGTCGACGTGGTGGCCTACACGCGTGGCCCGGGCCTGGCGGGCGCGCTGCTTGTCGGCGCGGGGGCAGCCTGTGCGCTGGGTGCCGCCCTGGGCAAGCCGGTGCTGGGAGTGCACCATTTGGAAGGGCATCTGTTGTCGCCCTTCCTGTCGACGGATCCGCCGGAGTTTCCCTTCGTGGCCCTGCTCGTCTCTGGAGGGCACACGCAGCTGATGCGGGTGGATGGCGTGGGGCAATACGAACTGCTCGGCGAGACGATCGACGATGCCGCCGGCGAGGCCTTCGACAAATCGGCCAAGCTGTTGGGCCTCGGCTATCCGGGCGGCCCTCAGCTGGCGCGCCTGGCCGAGTTCGGGGACCCGGCCGCCTTCGAGCTGCCGCGGCCCCTGCTGCACAGTGGCAACCTCGATTTTTCCTTCGCGGGCCTGAAGACGGCCGTCTGGACCCAGGTGCGCAAGCTCGGCAGCAACGTGTGTGAGCAGGACCGGGCTCATCTGGCTGCCTCGACCCAGGCCGCCATCGTCGAGGTGTTGCTGAAGAAGTCGCTCAAGGCGCTCAAGCAGACCGGACTCAAGCGTCTGGTGGTGGCGGGTGGTGTCGGCGCCAACCGGTCCCTGCGCAGCCAGCTCGACGAGGCCTGCCGTCGTCGTGGCGTGCGGGTGCACTATCCGGAGCTGGCCCTGTGCACCGACAACGGCGCGATGATCGCGCTGGCCGGCGCCATGCGGCTGCAGGCCGGCCGCGCCCAGGCCCGCTGCGACTACGCCTTCGACGTCAAGCCCCGCTGGGACCTCGCCTCGGTCTGACTGCGGCGTGCATCGGGACAAGGGGTGCTTTCAGGGGCGCCTCTCGCCACGCCGCCCGGCGGCTCCGGGTTCGACGCGGCCGCACCAGGGCCGCAACGCCATCAGCCTGGCGTCCCGATGCGGCTCAGTTCACGCGGGCTCAGTTCACCCGGATCTGCACGCGCTGGGCGGCGGCCTGCTTCGGCAGCGTCAACCTCAGCACGCCGTTGTCGAAGCGGGCCTGGGCCCCGGCCTGGTCCACCGCCGCCGGCAGGGTGAAGCTGCGCGCATAGCGGGCGGGTGCGCGCTCGCGGTAGAGCATGCGCGGTGCCTCGGCGTCCGGCGCAGCGGAGGCCGCCTTGGCCTCCGCCAGCAGCTGTACGCGGCGGCCTTCCACCGACAGCTGGATGTCTTCGCGCGTCACGCCAGGCAGGTCGGCGGTGACGAGATAGGCGGTGGCGGTCTCCACGATGTCGAGCGCCGGCGCGCGACTCGCTTCGGCGCGGTGCTCTTCGGTCGCCTGGCCGCGGGCTTGCAAGCCGTCGTGCAGCAGGCGGTCGACGGCACGCAGCACATCGGGGCGCAGGGCGGTGCTGCGGGCGGTACGGGCAATGGGCATCACGAACATCGGAACTCCTACAATCGTTGCGGTCGCTGCGCAGTCTGCAGCCCCATGCCGCAGGAATTGAGTGCGGCTTTTTTCTTTTCAAGATGCGCACTTCCTTCCATCCTGCTGTCCTCTCCACACGCGGCGTGCAAAGTGCACGCCGCATGGTCGCTGTGCTCGCTGCGGCCCTGCTCGGCACGGCGGCCTGCGCCCAGGCGCCGGCGCCGACCATCAAGCTGGCCCTGGTCGAAGGCCTGTCCGGCAGCTTCGCGAACGCCGGCGAGGCGGTGCACCGCAACATCGCCTGGGCGGTGGAGCGGGTCAACGCCCGCGGCGGCGTGAAGCTGCCCGGCGGCGCCCGCAAGCTGGAGCTGCTGCGGCTCGACAGCAAGGGCAACACCGAGGAAGCCTTGTCGATGTTCCGCGCGGCGGTGGACCAGGGCGCCGGCTTTGTCCTGCAGGGCAACAGCTCGGCCACTGCCGCGGCACTGCTCGACGCGGTCAACAAGCACAACCAGCGCGAGCCACAGCGCCAGGCGCTGTTCCTGAACTACTCCGCGGTGGACCCGGCGTTGACCAACGAGAAATGCAGCTTCTGGCATTTCCGCTTCGACGCCCATGCCGACATGCGACTGGCAGCGCTGATGGATGTGCTGGCGGCCGACCGTGGCGTGCATCGCGTCTACCTGATCGGCCAGGACTACAGCTTCGGCCAGCATGTGGTGCGCAAGAGCCGCGAGATGCTGGCGGCCCGCCGCCCCGACATCGAGGTGGTGGGGCAGGAGCTGCACCCGCTGGGCCGCATCAAGGACTTCCTGCCCTATGCCGCCAAGATGAAGGCGGCCGGCGCGCAAGCCGTGGTCACCGGCAACTGGGGCAACGACCTGACGCTGCTGATCCGCGCGGCGCGCGAGGCGGGCCTCGATGCGAAGTTCTATACCTTCTACGGCAATGCCCTCGGTGCGCCGGCGGCCATCGGCGATGCCGGGGTCGGCAAGGTCCTGGCGGTGGCCGAGTGGCATCCCAATGTCGGCACGCCCAGCTCCGACGCCTTCTATGCCAGCTTCCGCCAGCGTTTCCCGCAACCGGCCGACGACTATGTGCACGCGCGCATGCAGGCCATGGTGGAGCTGCTGGTGCAGTCCATGCAGAAGGCCGGCAGTGCCGAGCCGGCCAAGGTGGCCCGCGCGATGGAGGGGGCCGCCTACGACGGTCGCAGCCTGGGCGGCTTCCATGCCGGGCGCATGCGGGCGGCCGACCATCAGTTCATCCAGCCGCTCTACGTCAGCCAGATGCAGCGCGCCGGCGGCGACGGCGCGCGCTTCGACAACGAAGGCTCCGGCTACGGCTTCAAGACCATGCGCTATCTCACGCCGGAGGCCACCGAGCAGCCCACCAGCTGCCGCATGACGCGGCCGTGACGCAGCGGGCTGCGCCGCCGGTGCCACGCTGGTGGGCAAGCGGTCCACGGCTTGCCGTATAATCCCGGCTTCCTGCCCGAAGGCTGCCCGTTCAGGGGAGTGCCTGCCTGGTGCCTCAAGGCCCGGGCCGGCCAGGCAGGAAACGCACGGCGCGAGTTGGTTTCACCCGCGACCGCAAGTGAAAACGAAACCGCAGGCTCTGTTCCGGGCAGCGGTTTCCATTCAAGGAATCGAGTAAAAATGTCCGTTGCAGAAATGAACAAGGCCGACATCATCAAGGCCAACGCCCGTGGCGCTGCCGACACCGGCTCTCCCGAAGTGCAGGTCGCTCTGCTGACCGCCCGCATCAACGAGCTGACCCCCCACTTCAAGCTGCATGCCAAGGATCACCATGGCCGCCGCGGCCTGCTGAAGATGGTGAACCGTCGCAAGCGCCTGCTGGCTTACCTGAAGGGTAAGGACGCCGACCGCTACACCGCGCTGATCCAGAAGCTGGGCCTGCGCAAGTAAGCTGCCGACAATGAAAGAGAGCCTGTCTGGGATTGCCAGTACAGGCTCTTTGTTTTTGGAGCCGTGCCGACGTAAAGCGTTGCTGTGTCATTCCAGGGGGGTTGCCGCACCGGCAGTCCCGCTGGAATGGCATCCGCGCTACGGCGGGCGACTCCAGGCCAAATGCGCTGCCACAACGCGCAAGTATCACTGGAGACACTCATGAGCAGTCTGTTCAACAAAGTCACGAAGACCTTCCAATGGGGCCAGAACACGGTCCGCATGGAAACCGGCGAAATCGCTCGCCAGGCCACCGGCGCAGTGCTGGTGGACATCGACGACACCGTGGTGCTGGCCACCGTCGTCGCCGCCAAGAACCCGAAGCCGGGCCAGGACTTCTTCCCGCTGACGGTCGACTACATCGAGAAGACCTATGCCGCCGGCAAGATCCCGGGCAGCTTCTTCAAGCGTGAAGGCCGCCCCAGCGAGCTGGAAACCCTGACCTCGCGCCTGATCGACCGTCCGATCCGCCCGCTGTTTCCCGAAGGCTTCTTCAACGAAGTGCAGCTCGTCATCCACGTGCTGTCGCTGAACCCCGAGGTCGATGCCGACATCGCCGCCATGATCGCCAGCAGCGCTGCGCTGTCGATCTCCGGCATCCCGTTCAATGGCCCCATCGGCGCCGCGCGAGTGGGCTACATCAACGGCGAGTACGTGCTCAACCCGAGCAAGACGCAGCAGACCACCTCGCGCATGGACCTGGTGGTGGCCGGCACCGAAGCCGCCGTGCTGATGGTCGAGTCCGAAGCCGACCAGCTGCCGGAGGACGTCATGCTGGGCGCCGTGGTGTTCGGCCACGAGCAGGGCAAGATCGCCATCAACGCCATCCATGAGCTGGTGCGCGAAGCCGGCAAGCCCGAGTGGGACTGGCAGCCCCCGGCGAAGGACGAAGCCTTCATCGCCAAGGTGAATGGCCTGGCCGAAGAGAAGCTGCGCGCCGCCTACCAAATCCGCTCCAAGCAGGCCCGCACCCAGGCCACCCGCGACGCCTATGCCGCGGTGAAGGAAGCGCTGAAGGCCGAAGGCGCCGAGTTCGACGAAGTGAAGGTCGAGGGCCTGCTGTTCGAGATCGAGGCCCGCATCGTGCGCAGCCAGATCCTGGCGGGCGAGCCGCGCATCGACGGCCGTGACACCCGCACCGTGCGCCCGATCGAGATCCGCACCGGCGTGCTGCCTCGCACCCATGGCTCGGCCCTGTTCACCCGCGGTGAAACGCAGGCGGTGGTGGTGGCCACGCTCGGTACCGAGCGCGACGCCCAGATCATCGATGCGCTGAGCGGCGAGTTCACCGACCGCTTCATGCTGCACTACAACATGCCTCCGT
This genomic stretch from Eleftheria terrae harbors:
- the pnp gene encoding polyribonucleotide nucleotidyltransferase, yielding MSSLFNKVTKTFQWGQNTVRMETGEIARQATGAVLVDIDDTVVLATVVAAKNPKPGQDFFPLTVDYIEKTYAAGKIPGSFFKREGRPSELETLTSRLIDRPIRPLFPEGFFNEVQLVIHVLSLNPEVDADIAAMIASSAALSISGIPFNGPIGAARVGYINGEYVLNPSKTQQTTSRMDLVVAGTEAAVLMVESEADQLPEDVMLGAVVFGHEQGKIAINAIHELVREAGKPEWDWQPPAKDEAFIAKVNGLAEEKLRAAYQIRSKQARTQATRDAYAAVKEALKAEGAEFDEVKVEGLLFEIEARIVRSQILAGEPRIDGRDTRTVRPIEIRTGVLPRTHGSALFTRGETQAVVVATLGTERDAQIIDALSGEFTDRFMLHYNMPPFATGETGRVGSPKRREIGHGRLAKRALIPVLPSKDDFAYAIRVVSEITESNGSSSMASVCGGCLSLLDAGVPLKAHVAGIAMGLIKEGNRFAVLTDILGDEDHLGDMDFKVAGSTTGVTALQMDIKIQGITKEIMQVALAQAKEARLHILGKMVEAMGGAKTEVSQFAPRLYTLKINPEKIRDVIGKGGATIRGLQDETGAQISIEDDGTVTIASTDTEMAELARKRIEEITAEVEVGKVYEGPVTKILDGIGALVNLLPGKDGLVHISQIAHERVNRVQDYLEVGQIVKVKVLETDEKGRVKLSRKVLIDRNEGGDQQQQQQQQ